The following are encoded together in the Brassica napus cultivar Da-Ae unplaced genomic scaffold, Da-Ae ScsIHWf_3038;HRSCAF=3832, whole genome shotgun sequence genome:
- the LOC125575435 gene encoding uncharacterized protein LOC125575435, whose translation MPGKDSVSGNLESALGEGAARYNSALDMTVKALMNINVLKEDIKYNKQPFHGNLEEQVPCELQNLFSAVVSGEIKTEGVYSFILRDLLASLEEAKSMSSGAAEVLVTILESWHRWTNLERESLVTRLFTLEENERMHCRKCRRMPNYPEQSSYGIVMAADSIRDLKCTFRNMKFVDILKVMRMEYKMLCDIKSGGCGTTNFVHHVISRCPSIFIIVLEWEKSETEKEIFETTKALEWEIDISRLYKGLEPGPA comes from the exons ATGCCTGGAAAAGATTCAGTGTCAGGAAACTTGGAGTCAGCACTTGGAGAAGGTGCAGCTAGATATAATTCAGCTCTTGACATGACGGTAAAG GCCCTCATGAACATAAACGTTCTTAAAGAAGATATAAAGTACAATAAGCAACCATTTCACGGCAACCTGGAAGAACAAGTTCCTTGTGagctacaaaatttatttagtgCTGTTGTGTCAGGGGAAATAAAAACTGAGGGAGTCTACAGTTTCATCTTGAGAGACTTACTTGCTTCCCTAGAAGAAGCTAAGTCCATG TCAAGTGGTGCTGCTGAGGTACTTGTAACCATCCTTGAGTCTTGGCATCGCTGGACAAATTTAGAAAGAGAAAGCTTGGTGACACGCCTTTTTACATTGGAGGAAAATGAAAGAATGCATTGTAGAAAATGCAGAAGGATGCCAAATTATCCAGAGCAAAGTTCTTATGGAATTGTTATGGCTGCAGATTCAATCCGAGACTTGAAG TGTACTTTTCGGAATATGAAGTTTGTGGATATTCTTAAGGTGATGCGCATGGAATACAAAATGTTATGCGACATTAAATCTGGAGGCTGTGGAACGACAAATTTTGTTCATCATGTTATAAGTAGATGCCCATCTATCTTCATAATCG TATTAGAATGGGAGAAGAGTGAAACAGaaaaggaaatttttgaaacaaCAAAGGCTCTAGAGTGGGAGATAGATATCAGCAGGCTGTACAAAGGCTTAGAACCAGGGCCGGCTTAA
- the LOC125575473 gene encoding uncharacterized protein LOC125575473 encodes MELDDVEVKKLCRKVIRYADGDHTKWLLEKFSSAEECRTHLEQEHADDFKPHSEKDMVKRIGKTWGHKILVGVWEPVDAVAAVGMIKTQLAYLRLKSGVRYSRKSSYSSNDIVLKSIKLLKSVITQKVLLIDNSRIRLLDKLIRLSVFDNRSYTLQLLKPFLLNEIVSMESKVKLDAVEADILVNEEKKPLKEEKSQRKKTKKTKSIKRTSTSMSSPVDKNVERTPSVNL; translated from the exons ATGGAATTGGATGATGTCGAGGTAAAGAAGCTCTGCCGAAAGGTTATACGCTACGCTGACGGCGATCACACCAAGTGGTTGCTG GAGAAGTTCTCTAGTGCTGAAGAATGTAGGACTCATCTTGAACAAGAGCATGCTGATGATTTTAAACCTCATTCGGAAAAGGATATGGTCAAGAGGATAGGGAAGACCTGGGGTCATAAGATACTGGTTGGGGTGTGGGAACCAGTGGATGCAGTTGCTGCTGTTGGAATGATCAAAACTCAGCTCGCGTAC CTGCGGTTGAAGAGCGGAGTACGTTACTCAAGGAAATCAAGTTACTCAAGCAATGATATAGTATTGAAGTCCATAAAACTTCTGAAATCAGTGATTACCCAAAAG GTTCTGCTAATTGATAATTCAAGGATTAGATTGTTAGACAAACTCATACGGCTTTCTGTTTTTGACAACCGCTCTTACACGCTTCAGCTGCTGAAACCTTTCTTGCTG AATGAAATTGTAAGTATGGAATCAAAAGTCAAGTTAGATGCAGTAGAAGCTGATATTTTAGTCAACGAGGAGAAGAAGCCACTCAAAGAGGAGAAGTCACAGAGAAAAAAGacgaaaaaaactaaaagcatTAAG AGAACTTCAACGAGCATGTCTAGTCCCGTTGATAAGAATGTTGAACG CACACCTTCTGTCAACCTTTAA